Genomic segment of Sander vitreus isolate 19-12246 chromosome 17, sanVit1, whole genome shotgun sequence:
TCTAAATTCTGAGTTTTGTCTGAGCTGCCACTAGCTGGCCGTAGTAAGTTATAGAAGGATGAGGGGAGCAGCGCTTGATGACTATCTGGCCCGTATTCATACAAAATGTTCTTAATGAGGGGCAGATGGCAGCGGGGGTGTATAGGAAGGTTTGGACCCCGGCCACAATTACTTCCATCTCAACATGCCTACATTAATTCTCCTCATTGATGGAATACTGCTTTCAAGATGTGTGaagtgcgtgtgcgtgcgtgcgttacgtacgtgtgtgtgcgtgtgtgtgcgtgcgtgcggtagggagggtggtggtggggtgAGGCAGTCGTATAGCCGATTGTAACTGTTTCCATGTATACCCATTACAGTGATCTGCTCAATGATAATTGGAGTTAAAGAAGATTTCTTGCCATTTCACTTCCTATTTCCAAACCAATGAATCACAGATAGAGCAACTGAATGGTGTCCAGTGCCACTGTGCCAGGGATACTCAGGCAGCGCAGAACATGTCTATTGTCAGATCCCCTGCAACTTTGTTGGAATTAGCAAAACACTTCCCTGTTACCTCActaactcaacacacacactgtgcccTATGCCATATACAACATAGTGCATGTGTGTAGACAGGCTTGCGTGGTATCTGCTTTGAGGGCCGAAGTCAAAGAGAACTTTGAGCCCCCCCacttcccctttcatgtcctcCCCCCACTTATTATTAGTGAGGCATGCTAACAGGCCTGAGTAAGTTCAGCATGTGGCCTGCATTAGAGCtaaggatctctctctctctctctgatccaGACTATATGGACGGAGAGGGGGACTGGAGTAACTGGACAGTGTGCAGTGTCACCTGTGGAAATGGCAACCAGAAGAGAACCAGGTCATGCGGTTACGCCTGTACAGCCACTGAGTCCAGAACTTGTGATATGCCCAACTGCCCAGGTAAGTCTTgattctttttaaaaagaaatccaacaGTAAAAATGGCATCGATGGATATTACAGGATAGTTTGTAAGTGCATGAGTTGATTTAGTAGTCTTTCATCTTTTTATCCACCTTTCGCTGTGCATTCATCTCTCTAAAGGTATCGAAGATGCCTTCAAGACAGCAGCTACTGAAGTGAGCCTGTTAGCTGGAACAGATGAGTTCAATGCCACGGAGCTCTTTGGTGTTGGTAAGATTCTGCCTACTCTTGTTTTATTTCAGACTATCCGTCATTCAGATGTTCTTACACTATCAAAGACAGTTTATCCATCTGGCAGCAGTGTTCCTGCACACACTTAGCATTCCTCATGCTCGGGCTGTGCTCCATTACTGCGCAGTGATGAAAATCTGCAGCAGGGCAGGAAGAGCACAGTATGCCGCTGCATGCCCACACTCTCATAGTCTGTTAACCCGGTGAAAACACAACTTCATTAAATATAACACCTTCTCACACTTTCATTCTCTAATGTTGGGAAGGAGATGTAGCATTTAATAGTGTCTTGATTTattgcagacacagacagctgCGAGCGATGGATGAACTGCAAGAGCGACTTCTTGAAGAAGTACATGACCAAGGTGGCAAACGACCTTCCCAGCTGCCCTTGCTCTTACCCAACTGAGGTGGCGTACAGCACAGCAGATGTACACGATGCTCCCACACGCCGAGATTTTCGTTGGAAAGACGCCAGCGGGCCGAAAGAGAAGCTGCAGATCTACAAGCCCACGGCCCGTTACTGTATCCGCTCCATGCTGACGCTGGAGTCCACCACGCTGGCAGCACAGCACTGTTGCTACAACGACAACATGAAGCTCATCACTCGCGGCAAAGGGGCCGGCACGCCCAACCTCATCAGCACAGAGTTCTCAGCCGACCTGCACTATAAGGTGGACATCCTGCCCTGGATCATCTGCAAAGGAGACTGGAGCCGCTACAACCAGGCCAGGCCGCCAAACAACGGACAGAAGTGTCCCGACAACCCTCAGGACGAGGACTACTACAAACAGTTTGAAGAAGCAAGGGAATTCTAGCCGACTGTAAagtaaaaggaagaaaaaacaaacactgcgTAAATGTTAAGCTAAAcctcaaaaatgaaaaaacttttttttttaattccgtCTTAGATCAAATCACAAAAGAACTTTTAGGCTCTGAGGAACCATACTTACTGCTGTTATGAACCAAGAGGAATAAAAATCAGAACACTTACAGTACTTGCTCACAAGGAATTTTTCTTGACTTCACCAAAACCAGGCACACAAcgttgctgtttttttaaaacatttgaacactttctttttataaaatatgcctcttaaaaaaaaaaaaaaaaataatgacatttttgcCAGTAATTGTGTCACCAattgtatttttcttcttcacttcTGGTCACTAAAGGGAGAACTGAGTTTGTATTCTTAAAAAGGGAAATTTATTATTCTAGGAATGTTCGTTTAGATTGTGTCCATGTTTGTCTCCATAGATTGTTTATGTTTGGTGAATCTGAGAGGCCTGTGGTAATAGAATAATGAGATCCTTCAGGAATGTtttgggtggggggtgggggggcagaGAACAGGGTTTTCAAATTTTCTCTCGTTTTGTCATTCACAATATCCAGGTTCTCATGTAAAC
This window contains:
- the ism1 gene encoding isthmin-1 isoform X2 — its product is MVRLAAELLLLLGLLLLTLHITLLRSSPLPQGNETLSLDQDTALTENNINAKSSSSAQLAPEDRRSGPEHRLAHRPATLPWAQGSNVHRDGPGAFLLDLHNFPDLSKADINGQNPNIQVTIEVVDGLQGHEPEKGFRKESKPSWASPNWRNWWPHSSSPSSSSTTHQTEEHDRTYGSNSKDSNFLRPPADWDRRGGTGGGSKAQTEYDYMDGEGDWSNWTVCSVTCGNGNQKRTRSCGYACTATESRTCDMPNCPGIEDAFKTAATEVSLLAGTDEFNATELFGVDTDSCERWMNCKSDFLKKYMTKVANDLPSCPCSYPTEVAYSTADVHDAPTRRDFRWKDASGPKEKLQIYKPTARYCIRSMLTLESTTLAAQHCCYNDNMKLITRGKGAGTPNLISTEFSADLHYKVDILPWIICKGDWSRYNQARPPNNGQKCPDNPQDEDYYKQFEEAREF
- the ism1 gene encoding isthmin-1 isoform X1 translates to MVRLAAELLLLLGLLLLTLHITLLRSSPLPQGNETLSLDQDTALTEQNNINAKSSSSAQLAPEDRRSGPEHRLAHRPATLPWAQGSNVHRDGPGAFLLDLHNFPDLSKADINGQNPNIQVTIEVVDGLQGHEPEKGFRKESKPSWASPNWRNWWPHSSSPSSSSTTHQTEEHDRTYGSNSKDSNFLRPPADWDRRGGTGGGSKAQTEYDYMDGEGDWSNWTVCSVTCGNGNQKRTRSCGYACTATESRTCDMPNCPGIEDAFKTAATEVSLLAGTDEFNATELFGVDTDSCERWMNCKSDFLKKYMTKVANDLPSCPCSYPTEVAYSTADVHDAPTRRDFRWKDASGPKEKLQIYKPTARYCIRSMLTLESTTLAAQHCCYNDNMKLITRGKGAGTPNLISTEFSADLHYKVDILPWIICKGDWSRYNQARPPNNGQKCPDNPQDEDYYKQFEEAREF